The following are encoded together in the Lathyrus oleraceus cultivar Zhongwan6 chromosome 3, CAAS_Psat_ZW6_1.0, whole genome shotgun sequence genome:
- the LOC127126125 gene encoding serine/threonine-protein kinase Nek2, protein MEQYEVLEQIGKGAFGSALLVRHKHEKKKYVLKKIRLARQTDRTRRSAHQEMELISKVRNPFIVEYKDSWVEKGCFVCIIIGYCEGGDMAEAIKKANSVNFSEEKLCKWLVQLLMALDYLHVNHILHRDVKCSNIFLTKDQDIRLGDFGLAKMLTSDDLASSIVGTPSYMCPELLADIPYGSKSDIWSLGCCVYEMAAHRPAFKAFDIQALIHKINKSVVAPLPTMYSSAFRGLVKSMLRKNPELRPTAGELLNHPHLQPYILKVHQKLNSPRRSTFPFQWPESNYARRTRFLEPESVSTLSDQDRYFSLNNHRALNPSISGTEQSSQYSTQRAQELSNCSEEKPYDLSARGVRDYCNTNKSKVIKSSTGERTPRLRVAKDSAGARRHTMAPPKISATGSKRESLPVPRAPSGKSTMPTRRTSLPLPTRGRNTTNLYTNSSYVNSPDVSVDAPQIDKIAEFPMASSENPFFHVIRRPSSPSAKRFSTSAGSADCTITKDKCTILVDKVTVPASITNECSNNVTTGVSSHSSPESRQHRFDTSSYQQRAEALEGLLEFSARLLQQHRFDELGVLLKPFGIEKVSPRETAIWLAKSFKQNSDLRFSNTLA, encoded by the exons ATGGAGCAGTATGAAGTTCTAGAGCAGATCGGCAAAGGTGCATTTGGTTCTGCTCTACTTGTGCGGCACAAACATGAAAAGAAAAA GTATGTTCTCAAGAAGATCCGTCTTGCTCGCCAAACTGACAGAACCCGCAGATCGGCTCACCAGGAG ATGGAGCTTATATCGAAAGTTCGCAATCCGTTTATTGTGGAATATAAAGATTCTTGGGTGGAAAAG GGTTGTTTTGTATGTATCATCATCGGCTATTGTGAAGGAGGAGATAT GGCCGAAGCTATAAAAAAGGCCAACAGCGTTAACTTTTCTGAAGAG AAACTCTGCAAGTGGCTTGTCCAGTTACTGATGGCACTAGATTACTTGCATGTAAATCATATTCTTCATCGTGACGTTAAG TGTTCAAATATATTCTTAACAAAAGATCAAGATATACGTCTAG GTGATTTTGGTCTCGCTAAAATGTTGACTTCTGACGATCTTGCTTCCTCA ATTGTTGGGACTCCAAGTTATATGTGCCCTGAGCTTCTCGCGGATATACCCTATGGCTCTAAGTCAGATATCTGGTCTTTGG GATGCTGTGTTTATGAAATGGCAGCTCACAGGCCAGCTTTTAAAGCTTTT GATATACAAGCATTGATTCACAAAATAAACAAGTCTGTAGTAGCTCCACTGCCAACTATGTACTCTAGTGCTTT CCGAGGGCTTGTCAAAAGTATGCTGCGGAAAAATCCAGAGCTAAGGCCAACT GCTGGAGAGTTACTAAATCATCCTCATCTTCAGCCTTACATTCTTAAAGTTCACCAAAAACTAAATAGCCCCAGAAGAAGCACTTTTCCGTTCCAATGGCCCGAGTCAAACTATGCAAGAAGAACTCGCTTTCTGGAACCAGAATCTGTTTCTACACTTTCTGACCAAGACAGATACTTTTCCTTAAACAATCACAGGGCCTTGAATCCTAGTATTTCTGGTACCGAGCAAAGTTCTCAATATTCAACTCAACGGGCTCAAGAATTATCCAATTGTTCAGAAGAGAAGCCCTATGACTTATCTGCTCGTGGTGTCCGTGATTACTGCAATACTAACAAATCAAAAGTAATAAAGTCTTCAACTGGTGAGAGAACACCGAGACTTAGAGTAGCTAAGGATTCTGCTGGTGCCAGAAGACACACGATGGCACCACCAAAGATATCGGCTACTGGTTCAAAGCGTGAATCA CTTCCGGTACCTCGCGCACCATCTGGTAAATCTACCATGCCAACTCGAAGAACATCGCTTCCGCTGCCTACAAGAGGCAGGAACACGACAAACTTATACACCAATTCTAGTTATGTAAATTCTCCCGATGTTTCTGTCGATGCACCACAAATCGACAAGATCGCAGAATTCCCAATGGCTTCCTCCGAGAACCCATTTTTCCATGTTATTCGCAGACCATCATCACCATCAGCCAAACGCTTTTCTACCTCAGCCGGGAGTGCTGATTGCACAATCACAAAAGACAAGTGTACAATCCTTGTGGACAAAGTTACTGTCCCCGCTAGCATCACTAATGAGTGCTCTAACAATGTTACAACCGGCGTTTCAAGCCACTCCTCACCTGAGTCGCGTCAACATCGGTTTGACACCTCGTCATATCAGCAACGTGCTGAGGCATTAGAGGGGCTACTGGAGTTCAGTGCTAGGCTACTGCAACAACATAGGTTTGATGAGCTTGGTGTATTGCTGAAGCCATTTGGGATCGAGAAGGTTTCGCCAAGGGAAACAGCTATTTGGTTGGCCAAGAGTTTTAAACAAAACTCTGATCTAAGGTTTTCAAATACACTTGCATGA